The following coding sequences lie in one Fusarium poae strain DAOMC 252244 chromosome 1, whole genome shotgun sequence genomic window:
- a CDS encoding hypothetical protein (TransMembrane:1 (o15-32i)) gives MEAILLVFGNGRPDLPPYFCALFAIRLSWPMVRDKRTVCWIKLIHGIAHGGFPNPPSTKKWESHRSDAIVVCLVRREVPPFTIALRAPGAVGALATDEGLDADAAVEWPWNVLVVPVSGWGVREGTVAAHRGVSNTEEAGEKSLQPLDILAKFRDEPAARMSVVGWNVGILELASHTAIDELCEHLVVFRKGQGLGEEGEMLSLVADFVAWAHGELHVERVAFTI, from the coding sequence ATGGAAGCCAttcttcttgtctttggcAATGGCCGCCCGGATCTCCCTCCATACTTCTGCGCGTTGTTCGCCATACGCCTCAGCTGGCCAATGGTTCGTGATAAGAGGACAGTCTGCTGGATTAAGTTGATCCACGGTATAGCTCACGGTGGATTCCCCAATCCCCCTTCCACCAAGAAGTGGGAATCTCATAGGAGCGACGCTATCGTCGTCTGCCTCGTACGGAGAGAGGTACCGCCATTCACAATCGCTCTTCGTGCCCCAGGCGCAGTTGGAGCATTGGCCACCGACGAGGGACTtgatgcagatgcagcagTGGAATGGCCATGGAATGTGCTCGTCGTTCCAGTCAGTGGTTGGGGTGTACGCGAAGGTACAGTGGCGGCACATCGTGGGGTTTCGAATACCGAAGAAGCTGGGGAGAAGAGCCTTCAGCCGCTGGATATTCTGGCCAAGTTCCGCGACGAACCAGCCGCGAGGATGAGCGTAGTCGGCTGGAATGTAGGCATCCTGGAGCTTGCGTCGCATACAGCGATCGATGAACTCTGCGAGCACCTTGTCGTTTTTCGCAAGGGCCAAGGACtaggagaagaaggcgagATGCTGAGCCTTGTCGCCGACTTTGTTGCCTGGGCCCATGGTGAGCTCCACGTAGAGAGGGTAGCCTTCACGATATAG